From Echinicola soli, a single genomic window includes:
- a CDS encoding mechanosensitive ion channel family protein — protein sequence MNDKLYFVLFGLALLVGTHLLLWFVFKPLVRIFYKPSSTAGEKAMAQMSNSIKWGLFFVLFPLLEPYISPDGWAYLSQFKIFQILFIINLAWILVSLLKLLKYVFLDSHSYAKLDNLRERSLYTQVTFIQKIVVAIIVIVAFSAIMMHFDEAKKFGQGLLTSAGIAGIIIGLAAQKSIANFLAGFQIAFTQPIRIDDVVVVEGEWGKIEEINFTYVVVCIWDQRRLVLPINYFLEKPFQNWTRNTADIWGTVFLYVDHTIPVADLKAKLKDILDGTALWDRKVQVLQVTDVRERTVELRCLMSARDSPSAFDLRCLVREQMITYIQEKYPGSLPKARVLMDKQEEVKNT from the coding sequence ATGAATGACAAGCTCTATTTTGTCTTGTTTGGATTAGCGTTGCTCGTGGGGACACACCTGCTGCTATGGTTTGTTTTTAAGCCGTTGGTCAGGATCTTTTATAAGCCTAGCTCAACAGCCGGAGAAAAGGCCATGGCTCAAATGAGCAACTCCATAAAATGGGGACTGTTTTTTGTGCTTTTTCCATTGCTAGAGCCCTATATTTCGCCAGATGGATGGGCTTATCTGAGCCAGTTTAAGATTTTTCAGATCCTGTTTATCATTAACCTTGCCTGGATTTTGGTTTCTTTGCTGAAGTTGTTGAAGTATGTTTTTTTGGACAGCCATTCTTATGCCAAGCTGGATAATCTTCGAGAGAGGTCCTTGTATACGCAGGTGACGTTCATCCAGAAAATAGTAGTAGCCATCATTGTCATTGTGGCCTTTTCGGCAATTATGATGCACTTTGACGAAGCTAAGAAGTTTGGGCAAGGGTTACTGACCTCCGCAGGGATAGCCGGTATCATCATTGGTCTGGCGGCACAAAAGTCCATTGCCAACTTTCTGGCAGGTTTCCAGATTGCCTTTACCCAGCCTATTCGGATCGATGATGTAGTCGTCGTGGAAGGGGAATGGGGAAAAATCGAAGAGATTAATTTTACCTATGTAGTGGTTTGTATCTGGGACCAGCGCAGGTTGGTGCTGCCTATCAATTATTTTTTGGAGAAGCCTTTTCAGAATTGGACGCGGAATACTGCTGATATTTGGGGGACAGTATTCTTATACGTGGACCATACGATCCCGGTGGCAGACTTAAAGGCCAAACTAAAGGACATTCTGGACGGTACCGCGCTCTGGGACAGGAAGGTACAGGTGCTCCAGGTGACCGACGTGAGGGAAAGAACGGTCGAGTTACGCTGTCTTATGAGTGCCAGGGACAGTCCTTCAGCTTTTGATTTGCGCTGCCTGGTAAGGGAGCAAATGATTACCTATATTCAAGAGAAATATCCCGGCTCCCTGCCAAAAGCCCGTGTTTTAATGGACAAACAGGAAGAAGTAAAAAATACTTAA
- a CDS encoding LVIVD repeat-containing protein, with protein sequence MKNNLLSMVLLAIVVFSSCNREDDVPGTGNDAILLSSDAESLSKRFSKNNTGVVGITSEAAANARINAEEIPAGSLPLELIAKVEAPTHDGDVLQATHVDIDGDYAYVTYNTIGAKYLGAIDIFDISDVHNPVIKSQAIFTDADLNAVDFVEGRLYIAAAVDVDADYGVDGPANLITVSTSNGAFTSDFQFSSVEGYVSTDVAHTDANIVNVSGTEGMVTLFDKSNSLVVAQAAFADLRSVTYGGGKLFVLDGEEGVNSLDPVTLAKEFSIALGADYSGAKRTMDVHGETLVVSEGANGAGIYTLSNGSEQSRIEIPVVSTGLVTEEIVTNAVTTNERHLFMANGSAGVSAVALGEDVKTLGVLDLYGSSNYVRANDEYLFVASGLQGLQILKINLADDIIDDVCTDLPAYTGSTWMNINSGEPQAYSGSVVADGLNVNDDFTYCGSLSVKGWANINSGGTFNMRGSMVVGQYGQDTGLQINSTMKIAGSLVIYGNLTLNSGASLEFLGDDSSITVYGNVWNNGATVTGEFNDTEGKLN encoded by the coding sequence ATGAAAAATAATTTACTGTCAATGGTTTTATTGGCCATTGTGGTGTTTTCATCCTGTAACAGGGAAGATGATGTTCCGGGAACTGGAAATGATGCGATCCTCTTGAGCAGTGATGCTGAGTCCTTAAGTAAGCGTTTCAGCAAAAATAATACAGGAGTCGTGGGGATTACTTCTGAGGCCGCTGCAAATGCACGGATCAATGCGGAAGAGATACCTGCAGGTTCCCTTCCTTTGGAGCTGATAGCCAAAGTGGAGGCTCCTACACATGATGGGGATGTTTTGCAAGCTACCCATGTGGATATTGATGGAGATTATGCGTATGTGACCTATAACACCATAGGTGCGAAGTATTTAGGTGCTATTGATATTTTCGATATCAGTGACGTGCATAACCCCGTGATCAAGAGCCAAGCGATTTTTACAGATGCTGACTTGAATGCGGTGGATTTTGTAGAGGGTAGGCTATACATTGCTGCTGCCGTGGATGTAGACGCCGATTACGGTGTGGATGGTCCGGCCAATTTGATTACAGTGTCCACTTCTAACGGTGCTTTTACTTCGGATTTTCAGTTTTCTTCCGTAGAAGGTTATGTAAGTACGGATGTGGCGCATACGGATGCCAATATAGTAAATGTGAGTGGTACAGAAGGTATGGTGACGCTGTTTGACAAGAGCAACTCATTAGTTGTTGCGCAAGCGGCATTTGCTGATTTGAGATCAGTAACTTACGGGGGAGGAAAGCTGTTTGTACTGGACGGTGAAGAAGGCGTAAACTCGCTTGATCCAGTTACATTGGCGAAGGAATTTTCTATCGCTTTGGGCGCTGACTATTCTGGAGCTAAGAGAACCATGGATGTCCATGGGGAGACTTTGGTGGTTTCAGAAGGCGCCAATGGAGCTGGTATTTATACCCTTTCGAATGGTAGTGAGCAAAGTAGAATCGAGATCCCAGTGGTTTCTACCGGCTTAGTTACTGAAGAGATCGTTACGAATGCCGTGACGACCAATGAGCGGCACTTGTTTATGGCAAACGGATCCGCAGGTGTGAGTGCTGTAGCACTTGGTGAAGACGTGAAAACCCTTGGTGTACTTGACCTGTATGGTTCATCAAATTATGTAAGGGCCAATGACGAATACCTATTTGTAGCGTCTGGTTTGCAAGGACTCCAAATTTTGAAAATCAACCTTGCCGATGATATAATAGATGATGTGTGTACAGATCTGCCTGCATATACGGGTAGCACTTGGATGAATATCAATTCTGGAGAGCCGCAGGCATATTCAGGTTCCGTGGTGGCAGATGGCTTAAATGTCAATGATGACTTTACCTACTGTGGTTCATTGTCGGTAAAAGGCTGGGCTAATATCAATTCCGGCGGAACCTTTAACATGCGTGGGTCCATGGTAGTAGGCCAATATGGTCAGGATACCGGTCTTCAGATCAATAGCACCATGAAGATAGCGGGAAGTCTGGTGATCTACGGCAACCTGACGCTGAACAGCGGTGCCAGCTTGGAGTTCTTGGGTGATGATTCTTCCATTACAGTGTATGGTAATGTGTGGAACAACGGCGCAACGGTAACAGGTGAATTTAATGATACTGAAGGAAAATTAAACTAG
- a CDS encoding carbon starvation CstA family protein, which yields MTLSSLLLIAAITLIAAYFIYGKFVFKKLDIRNDRVTPAHKHQDGVDYEPSRPIVVLGHHFASIAGAGPIVGPIIAVTFGWIPAVIWILIGGIFFGAVHDLGSMVASLRNEGKSIGTIIKNYIGQSGKQLFMLFSFSTLILVIAVFADIIAKTFINNPGVASASILFILLAVVFGLVNRSVAHRKSLFLLTSVIGVVLMYYFVYLGMQLPFELDYQIWLYVLLAYAFIASVTPVSLLLQPRDYLNSFLLYGLIIFAVLGILYANPEIKMDNQVHIASDNLGYLFPVLFVTIACGAISGFHSLVASGTTSKQIDKEGDAKIVGFGGMLIESFLAIISVGAVIVLSREEYAATLTAKGPVTMFSDGLGAMMATLGIPEGLAVSFVALTVSAFALTTLDTCTRLARFTFQEYFEGAKGPVGKTFSSNRYISTSIVVILSILLISSGGFTTLWPIFGSANQLLAALALLALAVWLIKKKVNATFVIIPMFFMFTVTLTSLGIFAWKNFQDKAYILSIIAGGLFVLSVVLVILAKKSLTSQSSLSPSQN from the coding sequence ATGACCCTGTCTTCTCTATTGCTCATCGCTGCCATCACACTCATCGCCGCTTATTTCATTTACGGGAAGTTTGTTTTCAAGAAACTGGACATCCGGAACGACCGTGTCACTCCTGCCCATAAACACCAAGATGGCGTGGATTATGAGCCCAGCCGGCCAATTGTGGTATTGGGACATCACTTTGCTTCCATCGCTGGTGCAGGCCCTATCGTGGGGCCTATCATTGCGGTGACTTTTGGGTGGATTCCTGCGGTGATCTGGATTTTGATTGGTGGAATTTTTTTCGGTGCGGTACATGACCTGGGCAGCATGGTAGCATCCTTGCGCAATGAAGGAAAATCCATTGGTACCATAATCAAAAATTACATCGGACAAAGTGGTAAACAGCTCTTTATGTTGTTTAGTTTTTCCACACTGATTCTGGTGATCGCAGTCTTTGCGGATATTATTGCCAAAACATTTATCAATAACCCCGGTGTGGCTTCTGCATCGATACTTTTCATCCTCTTAGCGGTCGTTTTTGGACTGGTAAACAGATCCGTCGCCCATCGCAAAAGCCTATTTCTACTTACCTCAGTAATCGGAGTGGTACTAATGTATTATTTCGTTTACCTGGGGATGCAGCTGCCTTTTGAGCTGGATTACCAAATATGGCTCTATGTCCTTCTTGCCTATGCCTTTATCGCTTCCGTGACTCCTGTATCCTTATTGCTGCAGCCCCGTGATTACCTGAACAGCTTTCTCCTTTATGGCCTGATTATCTTTGCAGTACTGGGGATTCTTTATGCCAACCCTGAAATAAAAATGGACAACCAAGTCCATATTGCCTCCGATAATCTTGGCTATTTGTTTCCAGTCCTGTTTGTCACCATCGCTTGTGGGGCTATCAGCGGCTTTCATAGCCTGGTGGCTTCTGGGACTACTTCCAAGCAAATCGACAAAGAAGGAGATGCTAAAATCGTAGGCTTTGGGGGCATGCTTATCGAATCCTTCCTGGCGATCATTTCTGTAGGTGCTGTGATCGTTCTGAGTCGCGAAGAATACGCTGCGACCCTTACCGCCAAAGGCCCCGTCACCATGTTTTCCGATGGACTGGGCGCAATGATGGCTACCTTGGGCATTCCAGAGGGACTGGCAGTAAGTTTTGTGGCCCTTACTGTCTCGGCCTTTGCCCTGACCACCCTTGACACCTGCACCCGTTTGGCACGGTTTACTTTTCAGGAGTACTTCGAGGGAGCAAAAGGACCAGTGGGAAAAACTTTTTCTTCAAATAGATATATAAGCACGAGCATTGTCGTTATTCTTTCTATACTTCTGATAAGCTCTGGAGGATTTACGACACTTTGGCCGATATTTGGCTCTGCCAATCAATTGCTTGCTGCCCTCGCCTTACTAGCTTTGGCAGTGTGGCTGATCAAAAAGAAAGTAAACGCCACATTCGTCATCATCCCGATGTTTTTCATGTTTACCGTTACCCTCACCTCATTGGGAATATTTGCATGGAAAAATTTTCAGGACAAAGCTTATATTCTATCCATAATAGCAGGAGGATTGTTTGTACTCTCTGTGGTGTTGGTCATCCTTGCCAAAAAAAGTTTGACTTCACAGTCCTCCCTTTCACCCTCCCAAAATTAG
- the nqrF gene encoding NADH:ubiquinone reductase (Na(+)-transporting) subunit F: MSSVIITSIVAFTLIILLLVFILLFAQSKLVASGDVNIIINGDESNPVVASAGSTLLSTLGGQKIFLPSACGGGGTCAMCKCTVEEGGGEVLPTEVGHLSRAEQQSNVRLSCQVKVKQDMRIRIPEEIFGIKKWECEVVSNYNVSTFIKEFKVKLPEGENLDFESGGYIQIDVPEITVNFKDIDIAPHPELEHPDDVYQSDWDKFGLWDLVMKNDEELFRAYSMANHPAEGNIIMLTIRIATPPWDRANNKWMDVNPGVCSSYVFSRKPGDKVTISGPYGEFHINPTEREMIYIGGGAGMAPLRSHIFHLFHTEKTNRKVSYWYGGRSKKELFYVPHFRDIEKDFDNFRFHIGLSEPLPEDNWKIKKDLEDREGDGYVGFIHQVLYDNYLKDHPEPDEVEYYLCGPPLMNSAVLKLLDDMGVPKENIRFDDFGG, from the coding sequence ATGAGTTCAGTAATTATTACGTCAATTGTAGCATTTACTTTGATCATATTGCTACTTGTTTTTATTCTGCTGTTTGCACAGTCTAAGCTGGTAGCATCGGGAGATGTAAACATTATTATCAATGGAGATGAGTCCAACCCTGTGGTGGCTTCTGCGGGTTCTACCTTGTTATCTACCTTGGGTGGCCAAAAAATCTTTCTTCCTTCTGCCTGTGGAGGCGGTGGTACATGTGCGATGTGCAAATGTACTGTCGAAGAAGGCGGGGGAGAAGTGCTGCCTACCGAAGTAGGGCACCTTAGCAGAGCCGAGCAGCAAAGCAACGTGAGGCTTTCCTGTCAGGTGAAGGTGAAGCAGGATATGAGAATCCGTATTCCAGAAGAAATCTTTGGTATTAAGAAGTGGGAATGCGAAGTGGTTTCAAACTACAACGTTTCTACCTTCATCAAGGAATTTAAGGTAAAACTTCCTGAAGGCGAAAACTTGGATTTCGAATCCGGTGGATATATTCAAATCGACGTTCCTGAAATTACTGTTAACTTTAAGGACATCGACATCGCTCCTCACCCTGAGCTGGAGCACCCTGACGACGTTTACCAAAGTGATTGGGACAAGTTTGGACTGTGGGATTTGGTGATGAAGAATGATGAAGAGCTCTTCCGTGCTTACTCCATGGCCAACCACCCTGCAGAAGGTAACATCATCATGCTGACCATTCGTATCGCGACCCCACCATGGGACAGGGCAAATAACAAATGGATGGATGTAAACCCTGGTGTATGCTCTTCTTACGTATTCTCTCGTAAGCCAGGTGATAAAGTGACGATTTCCGGACCTTATGGGGAATTCCACATCAACCCTACCGAAAGAGAAATGATCTATATCGGTGGTGGAGCAGGTATGGCACCGTTGAGGTCGCACATTTTCCACCTTTTCCATACTGAAAAGACCAATAGAAAAGTGTCCTACTGGTACGGTGGTAGATCCAAGAAAGAATTGTTCTACGTTCCTCACTTCAGGGATATCGAAAAAGACTTTGATAACTTTAGGTTCCATATCGGGCTTTCTGAGCCACTTCCGGAAGATAACTGGAAGATCAAGAAGGATTTGGAAGATAGGGAAGGAGATGGTTATGTGGGCTTTATCCACCAGGTACTGTATGATAATTACCTGAAAGACCATCCTGAACCAGATGAGGTAGAGTATTACCTCTGCGGACCTCCGTTGATGAACTCAGCCGTGTTGAAGCTGTTGGATGACATGGGTGTTCCCAAGGAAAATATTAGATTTGACGACTTCGGTGGTTAA
- a CDS encoding DUF4834 family protein: MIKFLLIVLGVGWLLGQLVRYFLRSKLARFAQQVNQAAKEQEQAQRRANDNGDIHVDYVPKSYDERRSKDIKGGEYVDYEEVKD; this comes from the coding sequence TTGATTAAATTTCTTTTAATAGTTCTTGGTGTTGGGTGGTTGCTCGGGCAGTTGGTCCGTTATTTTCTAAGGTCTAAGTTGGCGCGTTTTGCCCAGCAGGTAAACCAGGCGGCCAAGGAGCAGGAGCAAGCACAACGAAGGGCCAACGACAATGGAGACATTCATGTGGACTATGTGCCCAAGTCCTATGACGAAAGAAGAAGCAAGGATATTAAAGGCGGTGAATACGTAGATTATGAAGAGGTGAAGGACTGA
- a CDS encoding zinc metalloprotease, producing the protein MHFNTGKKQSHIKYPWIFILGLLLISTSCFKDNEVDERVHSIKAAKRAPGISAHEILSSDTYKSIKLEIHHMEGYPLSPSTASTLINWLEGLVNKPSGIQLVTKAIPALGKEKYSVQEVRDIEDENRTAYNTGDELGMYILVVDGYFEKDTETEASLGFAHRNTSLVLLGKRVDENSNRFGKPDKDRLEATVLEHELGHLLGLVNLGTEMTQGHEDNENTGHCDNEDCLMYWAVETNNIFNTLNQPVPTLDENCRNDLKANGGK; encoded by the coding sequence ATGCATTTTAATACCGGCAAAAAACAGTCACACATAAAGTATCCATGGATATTCATTTTGGGACTTTTACTGATCAGTACGTCCTGTTTTAAGGATAATGAAGTAGACGAGCGCGTACATAGTATCAAGGCGGCCAAACGTGCTCCCGGAATTTCTGCACACGAGATACTATCTTCCGATACTTACAAAAGCATTAAGCTGGAAATTCACCATATGGAAGGTTATCCCCTCAGCCCATCCACTGCTTCTACCCTTATCAACTGGCTGGAAGGCTTGGTAAATAAGCCCTCGGGCATTCAGCTAGTCACTAAAGCCATTCCAGCGCTGGGCAAAGAAAAATACAGTGTACAGGAAGTCCGGGATATCGAAGATGAAAACAGGACAGCCTATAATACAGGCGATGAACTCGGAATGTATATTTTGGTGGTTGACGGCTATTTCGAAAAGGATACGGAAACGGAAGCCAGTCTTGGCTTTGCCCACCGAAATACATCCCTCGTTCTGTTGGGCAAACGCGTGGATGAAAACTCCAACCGCTTTGGCAAGCCTGACAAAGACCGTCTGGAAGCCACTGTGCTAGAGCACGAACTGGGCCATCTCCTTGGACTGGTAAACCTCGGCACAGAAATGACCCAAGGACATGAAGACAACGAAAACACCGGGCACTGCGACAATGAGGATTGCCTGATGTACTGGGCGGTGGAAACCAACAATATCTTCAATACCCTTAATCAGCCCGTCCCGACCCTGGACGAGAATTGCCGCAATGACCTGAAGGCAAACGGGGGTAAATAA
- the carB gene encoding carbamoyl-phosphate synthase large subunit, whose product MPKDNSIKHVLIIGSGPIVIGQACEFDYAGSQAARSLREEGITVTLINSNPATIMTDPVTADNVYLLPLEKKSLIKILEEHPDIDCVLPTMGGQTALNLAIEADKAGIWDKYNVRMIGVDIDAIETAENREKFKALLEKLNVGVCIGKTATSFLQGKEIAQEIGFPLVIRPSYTLGGTGGGFVEKEEEFENALMGGLKASPTHEVLIEQSILGWKEYELEVLRDSKGNMVVICSIENFDPMGVHTGDSITVAPAMTLPDTVYQEMRNLAIKMMNGIGNFAGGCNVQFSVSPDNQTIIGIEINPRVSRSSALASKATGYPIAKVAAKLAIGYNLDELKNSITGNTSAFFEPAIDYVIVKIPRWNFDKFKGSDRRLGLSMKAVGEVMGIGGNFQEALQKACQSLEIKRNGLGADGKELKNQEQILYSLEHPSWNRLFHIYDAFKLGISFRTIHDLTKIDKWFLKQIEELVHLDITLDKYTLDTIPKDLMMVAKQKGYADRQIAHLLGCLESEVFNKRREEMGIKRMYKLVDTCAAEFEAQTPYYYSSFGEENESKVSDRKKVIVLGSGPNRVGQGIEFDYSCVHGVLAAKECGYETIMINCNPETVSTDFDIADKLYFEPVFWEHIYEIILHEKPEGVIVQLGGQTALKLAEKLDKYGIKILGTSYEALDLAEDRGEFSSLLKENDVPYPEFGTIHSTDEALELCKTIGFPLLVRPSYVLGGQGMKIVINEKELEQHVVEVLKDIPDNEILLDHFLEGAIEAEADAICDGENVYIIGIMQHIEPAGIHSGDSYAVLPPYNLGDLVVRQIETFTEKIALALETKGLINIQFAVKDDKVYVIEANPRASRTVPFICKAYREPYVNYAVKVMLGENKVTDFEFKPFKKGYAIKEPVFSFHKFPNVNKELGPEMKSTGEAIYFIDDLMDDYFLKIYSERNLYLSR is encoded by the coding sequence ATGCCTAAAGACAATAGCATTAAACATGTACTGATTATTGGAAGTGGTCCGATTGTAATTGGCCAAGCCTGTGAATTTGATTATGCAGGATCCCAGGCAGCAAGGTCCCTTCGAGAAGAAGGGATTACCGTCACGCTGATCAATTCCAATCCGGCGACAATCATGACCGATCCGGTTACCGCAGACAATGTTTATCTGCTTCCATTGGAGAAAAAATCTCTCATAAAAATTCTAGAAGAGCATCCTGACATCGACTGTGTGCTTCCTACTATGGGAGGACAGACAGCACTGAACCTAGCCATAGAGGCAGACAAGGCCGGTATCTGGGACAAATACAATGTCAGGATGATCGGTGTGGATATCGATGCCATCGAGACGGCTGAAAACCGTGAGAAGTTCAAGGCACTTCTGGAAAAACTCAATGTGGGAGTTTGTATAGGTAAAACAGCTACGTCCTTCTTACAGGGCAAAGAAATCGCCCAGGAAATTGGTTTTCCATTGGTGATCCGGCCTTCTTATACCCTTGGTGGTACCGGTGGAGGCTTCGTGGAAAAAGAAGAAGAGTTCGAAAATGCCCTAATGGGCGGTTTGAAAGCCTCACCGACCCACGAAGTGCTGATCGAACAGAGTATCCTTGGCTGGAAGGAGTATGAGCTGGAGGTATTGAGGGACAGCAAAGGAAATATGGTGGTGATCTGTTCTATCGAGAACTTTGACCCAATGGGTGTCCATACGGGGGATTCCATTACGGTGGCACCTGCCATGACGCTTCCGGATACAGTTTATCAAGAAATGAGAAACCTCGCCATTAAGATGATGAATGGCATTGGTAACTTTGCAGGGGGCTGTAACGTGCAGTTTTCCGTGAGCCCTGATAATCAAACCATCATTGGTATTGAGATCAATCCACGAGTTTCACGTTCATCCGCCCTGGCATCTAAAGCTACAGGATATCCGATTGCCAAAGTGGCTGCCAAGCTTGCCATAGGCTATAACCTGGATGAGCTTAAAAACTCCATTACAGGCAATACTTCAGCATTCTTTGAGCCGGCCATTGATTATGTAATTGTAAAGATCCCTCGTTGGAATTTTGATAAATTCAAAGGATCTGATCGTCGTCTGGGACTTTCCATGAAGGCTGTGGGTGAAGTGATGGGTATCGGAGGAAACTTCCAGGAGGCCCTCCAAAAAGCCTGTCAATCACTTGAAATAAAACGTAATGGCCTGGGTGCGGATGGTAAAGAGCTCAAAAATCAAGAGCAGATCCTTTATAGCCTAGAGCATCCTAGCTGGAACAGGCTTTTCCATATTTACGATGCCTTCAAACTGGGCATTTCTTTCAGGACTATCCACGATCTTACCAAGATCGATAAGTGGTTCCTGAAGCAAATCGAGGAGTTGGTACACCTGGACATTACCCTTGACAAATATACCCTGGATACCATCCCTAAGGACCTGATGATGGTGGCCAAACAAAAAGGCTATGCGGACCGTCAGATTGCGCACTTGCTGGGCTGCCTGGAAAGTGAGGTCTTCAATAAGAGAAGGGAAGAGATGGGCATCAAGCGGATGTACAAGTTGGTAGATACCTGTGCTGCGGAATTTGAGGCGCAGACGCCATACTACTATTCTTCGTTTGGCGAAGAAAATGAATCCAAGGTTTCTGATCGCAAGAAAGTCATCGTACTGGGCTCTGGTCCTAACCGGGTAGGGCAGGGAATTGAGTTTGATTATTCTTGTGTCCATGGCGTTTTGGCCGCCAAGGAGTGTGGCTATGAAACCATCATGATCAACTGTAACCCAGAGACCGTCTCTACGGATTTTGACATTGCAGATAAACTGTATTTTGAGCCTGTATTCTGGGAGCATATCTATGAGATCATCCTGCACGAAAAACCTGAAGGGGTGATAGTGCAGCTTGGCGGGCAGACGGCACTTAAGTTGGCCGAAAAGCTCGACAAATATGGAATCAAAATTTTGGGAACAAGTTACGAAGCACTTGACTTGGCAGAGGACCGTGGTGAATTTTCCAGCTTGCTGAAAGAAAATGACGTTCCTTATCCCGAATTTGGTACCATCCACAGTACAGATGAGGCGCTGGAACTTTGTAAGACGATCGGTTTCCCACTTTTGGTAAGACCTTCCTATGTCCTTGGTGGACAAGGGATGAAGATCGTGATCAATGAAAAGGAACTGGAGCAACATGTGGTGGAGGTATTGAAGGATATTCCTGATAATGAAATACTGCTTGATCACTTCCTCGAAGGAGCCATTGAAGCAGAGGCCGATGCTATCTGTGACGGGGAGAATGTTTATATCATCGGTATCATGCAGCATATAGAGCCGGCAGGGATTCACTCCGGGGATTCGTATGCCGTATTGCCTCCATATAACCTTGGAGACTTGGTGGTGCGACAAATCGAAACGTTTACGGAGAAGATTGCCTTGGCACTGGAGACCAAGGGACTGATCAATATCCAGTTTGCAGTGAAAGATGATAAGGTTTATGTCATCGAGGCTAATCCCAGGGCTTCCAGGACGGTACCGTTTATTTGTAAGGCATATAGAGAACCTTATGTAAATTATGCCGTAAAAGTGATGTTGGGAGAAAATAAAGTAACCGACTTTGAATTTAAACCTTTCAAAAAAGGTTATGCTATCAAGGAGCCGGTTTTCTCTTTCCATAAATTCCCCAACGTAAATAAAGAGTTGGGACCTGAAATGAAATCTACAGGGGAGGCAATTTACTTCATTGATGATTTGATGGATGATTACTTCCTGAAAATTTACTCAGAGAGAAACCTTTATCTAAGTAGATAA
- the accD gene encoding acetyl-CoA carboxylase, carboxyltransferase subunit beta, translating to MAWFKRKDAGIKTSTKEKKDTPDGLWFKTPKGNIIHTRELKSNAYVCPDDDYHVKIGSKEYFEILFDGNKFQELDENMISGDPLDFVDSKPYTSRIEATINKTGLKDAVRSAVGKLDGQDIVVACMDFGFIGGSMGSVVGEKIARAIDHSLKNNIPFLMISKSGGARMMEAGFSLMQMAKTSAKLALLAEAKIPYISMLTDPTTGGVTASYAMLGDFNIAEPGALIGFAGPRVIRETIGKDLPKGFQSAEFVLEHGFLDFIVDRRQLKSRLSTLLGLLKN from the coding sequence ATGGCTTGGTTTAAGAGAAAAGACGCAGGTATAAAGACCTCAACAAAGGAGAAAAAAGACACACCAGATGGACTCTGGTTTAAAACTCCCAAAGGAAATATCATTCACACCCGAGAGCTGAAAAGCAATGCTTATGTTTGTCCGGATGATGATTATCACGTAAAGATAGGCTCGAAGGAGTACTTTGAAATATTGTTTGACGGCAATAAGTTTCAAGAGCTTGATGAAAATATGATCTCTGGCGACCCCTTGGATTTTGTGGACAGCAAGCCATATACATCCCGAATTGAAGCGACCATCAACAAGACCGGCCTGAAAGATGCTGTGAGGTCTGCAGTGGGCAAGCTGGACGGACAGGACATTGTCGTGGCATGTATGGATTTTGGGTTTATTGGTGGATCGATGGGATCCGTGGTAGGTGAAAAAATCGCCCGGGCCATAGATCATTCCCTGAAAAACAATATTCCATTTTTAATGATATCAAAGTCAGGTGGAGCCAGAATGATGGAAGCCGGCTTTAGCTTAATGCAAATGGCGAAGACTTCTGCGAAGCTGGCACTATTGGCGGAGGCCAAGATCCCCTATATTTCCATGCTTACGGATCCTACTACAGGCGGGGTGACGGCTTCTTATGCCATGTTGGGTGATTTTAATATCGCCGAACCAGGTGCGCTTATTGGTTTTGCAGGGCCACGTGTAATCCGCGAAACAATCGGAAAAGACCTTCCAAAGGGATTCCAAAGTGCTGAGTTTGTTTTGGAGCATGGGTTCTTGGATTTCATCGTGGATAGAAGGCAGCTGAAGTCCAGGCTGTCTACATTGCTGGGATTATTGAAGAATTAG